Below is a genomic region from Pseudomonas berkeleyensis.
GCTCATCCAAGGTGCTTGTTTTTTGTGCAGCGGCATTTCGCCTCGGATGCTTTGAATTTTATTTTATTTATTATAAATCAATAGTTTATTTTGTTTTTTCTGCTGGCATGCGTGTTGCTCTAGGGCTTTCTGACCACTTTACATCCGATAGGCCGCCTCGCCGATTGGAGCCACTGTGTAACAGGAGACCGCCCCATGAGCCTCAACCGCCGTAAATTCCTGAGTAGCGGAGCCATTGCCGCAGGCGCCGGCCTGGCACTGGGTGCCTCGAGCATCGCCTCTGCCAACACCGGCAAGACCTTCAACTGGAAGATGACCAACGCCTACGCGCCAGGCTCGCCCTTCTACGTGCAGGGTCCGGGCAGCCCGACCGATTTCTGCAAGCGCGTCGAGGAAATGTCCGGCGGCCGCCTGAAGATCCAGCACTTCGCCGCTGGCGAGCTGATCCCGGCACTGGAAGGCTTCGATGCGGTGGCCAGCGGCATGGTCGAGATGAACGCCGCCAACGCCTTCTTCTGGGCCGGCAAGATTCCCGCCGCGCAGTTCTTCACTGCCGTGCCGTTCGGCATGAACACCCAGGGCATGAACGCCTGGCTGTACAACGGCGGCGGCCTCAAGCTGTGGGAAGAGCTCTACGAACCTCACGGTCTGGTGCCCATGCCCATGGGCAACACCGGCACGCAGATGACTGGCTGGTTCCGTCAGCCGCTGGAAAACGTCGACAGCCTCAAGGGCCTGAAGATGCGCATCGCCGGCCTGGCCGGCAAGGTCTACAGCGAGCTGGGCGTGGCCGTGCGCCTGCTGCCGGGGGGGGAAATCTTCCCAGCGCTGGAGCGTGGTGTGATCGATGCCGCCGAATTCGTCGGCCCTTATCAGGATCGCCGCATGGGCCTGCACAAGGCGGCGAAGAACTACTACACCACCGGCTGGCACGAGCCGACCAACGTTACCGAGCTGATTATCAACAAGCAGGCCTGGGACAGCTTGCCGGCCGATCTGCAGGCCATCGTGCGGTTCTGCGCCCAGGCCTGCAACACCGACAGCTGGTCGTGGTGCGACGCGGTCAACGCCGAGGCCATGCAGGATCTGGTGAACAACCAGGGCGTGATTGCCCGCCCGCTACCGACCGACATCATCAAGCGTCTGCATGAAGTGACCAACGACACGCTGTCGAGCATGGCGGCCAGCGACCCCGCGACCAAGAAGATCTACGAGCACTTCTTCGCCTTCCGCAAGCAGTACATCTCCTGGGCCTCGGTGGGCGAGAAGGCCTTCATGGAAATCGGGATGGGCGAGTCATGATGTTCGTCGTCACTCGAATCGAACAACTGGTGGAAGCCCTGGGCGCGCTCGCACGCGCCTGCGTGCTGCTGCTGGTGCTGCTGGTGTCGTTCGATGTGCTGATGCGCTACCTGTTCGACTTCAGCCCTGTGGCGTTGCAGGAACTGGAGTGGTACCTGATCTCGCCGATCGCCCTGCTCGGCATCGCCTATACCCTCAAGCATCGCCAGGACGTGCGCGTGGACTTCCTCTACGAGAAGTTCGGCGTGAAGACCAAGGCGGCGGTCGACCTGTTCAGTGGCATCGCCACCGCCGCCATCGGCTTCTACATCGCCCACCTGGCGTTCAAGTACACGATGCAGTCCTACAACATGGGCGAGGGCTCGCCCGACCCGGGCGGGCTGCCCTATCGCTTCCTGATCAAGGCCTTCCTGCCGCTGGGCTTCGCCCTGTTCGGCCTGCAGGGCCTGGCCGATAGCCTGCGTGCGCTGTGCACCCTGCTGCTGCCGGCTCGACTGCAGGAGGCCCGTCCATGACGCCCAATGAATGGTTGGCCATCAGCATGGTCATCGGCTTCTTCGCCATGATGATGGTGGGCGTGCCGGTGGCCATTTCCCTGGCCGTGTCCGGTTTCGTCGCCGGCATGATCGGCTTCGGCCCGATGCTCTTCGCCCTGCTGCCGGCGCGCATGTTCGGCGTGGTCAGCAACTACACGCTGTTGGCGATACCGCTGTTCACCTTCATGGGGGTGATGCTGGAGAAATCCCGGGTCGCCGAGGACATGCTCGATACCATCGGTCGTGCCATGGGCGGGCTGAACGGCGGCATGGGCCTGGCGATCATTCTGGTCGGCGTGCTGCTCGGCGCCTCCACCGGCATCGTTGGCGCCACGGTGGTGACCATTGGCCTGCTGACCCTGCCCACGCTGCTGCGCCGCGGCTACAACAAGACCGTGGCCTGCGGCACCATCTGCGCCTCCGGCACCCTGGGGCAGATCATTCCGCCGAGCCTGGTGCTGATCCTGCTGGCCGACATCCTCGGTCAGTCGGTGGGTTCGATCTTCGCCGCTGCGTTCATCCCCAGCCTGGTGCTGGCGCTGATCTACGTCGCCTACATGCTGCTGCTCGGCTGGCTGCGCCCGGACTGGGTGCCGGCGATCCCGGCTGAAGAGCGCGCCCTGACCAGTCGCAAGCAACTGCTCAAGGACATGGCGCGTAGCGTGCTGCCGCCGCTGCTGCTGGTGATGGCGGTGCTCGGCTCGATCATCGGTGGCGTCGCCGCGCCGACCGAGGCGGCTTCGATGGGCGCGCTCGGTGCGCTGGTCATCGCCGCCTGCGCACGGCGTCTGGACTGGAAGACTCTCAAGGCGACCCTGCATGGCACCCTGACCATCAGTGCGATGATCTTTCTCATCCTGCTCTGCTCGCAGCCGTTCTCCCTGGCTTTCCGCGGTCTGGGTGGCGAGGCGCTGGTGCATGAGCTGTTCACCATGCTGCCGGGCGGCGAGCTGGGGGCGATCCTGTTCCTGATGGCGGTGCTGTTCGTGCTCGGCTTCTTCCTGGAGTGGATCGAGATTTCCTACATCGCCTTGCCGATGTTCCTGCCGGTGTTCATCGCCTACGACACCAACCTAGTATGGCTGGGCATCCTGGTCGCGCTGAACCTGCAGATGTCGTTCCTCACGCCGCCGTTCGGCTGGGCGCTGTTCTTCCTCAAGGGCGTGGCGCCACCGGGTATCTCGACCCGCGACATCTACATCGGCGCGTTGCCCTACGTGTTCCTGCAGATGCTCGCGGTAGCGGTGGTGTTCTGCTTCCCGCAACTGGCCACCTGGCTGCCGGCTGCGATCGGCTGGTGATGACCACAGCGACCACGCCCTCACCGGCGTGATCGCCACGACAAGAAAGGAACTGTCATGCTGAAAACTACCCATGCCACCGGCGGCCTGTTCGTCGCCCCGCACCATCTGGCCGCGCAGGCCGGGCGCGATGTACTCAAGGCCGGCGGCAATGCCGTGGAAGCGATGGTCGCCGCTGCCGCCAGCATCGCCGTGGTCTACCCGCACATGAACGCCATCGGCGGCGATGGCTTCTGGCTGATCCATGAGCCGGGCAAACGCCCCATTGCCATCGATGCCTGCGGCAGCAGCGCTGCACTGGCTGATCGCGACTTCTACGCCGGTCATACGCAGATTCCCAGCCGCGGCCCGCTGGCCGCATTGACCGTGGCGGGCACCGTCGGTGGCTGGGCCGAAGCCCTGGCGCAAACTGCGCACTGGCAGCCGCAACTGACCTTGCCCGATCTGCTTGCCGACGCCATCGGCCACGCTCGCTGCGGCATCGTGGTCAGCCGCAGCCAGGCACAGCTGACCCGCAGCAAGCTGGCCGAACTGCAGGACGTACCGGGCTTCGCCGATGTCTACCTGCCCGGCGGCCAGCCGCCGCGCGAAGGCGACCTGCTGCGCCAGCCGGCGCTGGCCGAAACTCTGCAGCGTCTGGCTGATGCCGGGCTGGACGACTTCTACCGTGGCGAGCTGGCGGCGCGCATGGCCGCCGATCTCGAACGCCTGGGCAGCCCACTGCGCCTGGCCGATCTGCAGAACTACCGCGCTCGTGCGGTCGAGCCGCTGAGCGTACGGTTGAGCGATGCCACACTGTACAACATGCCGCCGCCGACTCAGGGTTTGGCTTCGCTGCTGATCCTGGGCATCTTCGAAAAGCTCGGGATCGAACAGGCCGAAGGCTTCGCCCATGTTCACGGGCTGGTCGAGTCGACCAAGCAGGCTTTCCTGATTCGCGACCGTGTGGTGACCGATCCGGCCCGTGTGCCGGAAGACCCGCAGAGCCTGCTGGCCGACGCCAATCTGCAACGCCTGGCTGCCAATGTCGATCCGCAGCAGGCGCTGGCCTGGCCACAGCCGGCGCAGCCGGGCGACACCATCTGGATGGGCTGCATCGATGCCGAAGGGCGCGCGGTGAGTTTCATCCAGAGCGTGTACTGGGAGTTCGGTTCCGGCGTGGTGCTGCCCTCCACTGGCGTGGCCTGGCAGAACCGAGGCATCAGCTTCTCTCTCGATCCTGCCGCGCTGCAGAGCCTGGAACCGGGGCGCAAGCCGTTCCACACCCTCAACCCGGCGCTGGCGCTGTTCGACGATGGCCGCACCCTGAGCTACGGCACCATGGGTGGCGAAGGCCAGCCGCAGACCCAGGCGGCGATCCTCAGTCGCTACCGCCTGGGCAGCGACCTGCAAGCGGCGGTCAGTGCGCCGCGCTGGCTGCTCGGGCGCACCTGGGGCGACGTCAGTACCACGTTGAAACTGGAAAGCCGCTTCCCGGCCGAACTGGTGGAGCAACTGCGCCAGGCCGGGCATATCGTCGAGCTGCTGGACGAGCCCTTCAGCGACACCATGGGCCATGCCGGCGCGCTGCTGCGCCAGCCCAATGGCGTACTGGAAGGCGCCGCCGATCCGCGTAGCGACGGCAGCGTCTGCGGCTTGTGAAAAACGGTTGGGCCGGGTGCACCCGGCCCAACGTGCTCACGGGCGTCTGGCGATGAAATCGATCTCAACCAGGGCGTGGCGCGCCAGCCCGGTGGTGCCGATGCAGGTGCGCGCCGGGCGTTTGCCCTCGGCAAAGTAGCTGGCGTAGATCGCATTGAAGCGCTCGTAATCACCGTAGAAATCGGTGAGGAAGGCGCGCGCCGATACCACGTTCTCCAGACCAAGGCCGAGCCCTTCGAGCACTATCAGCAGGTTGTCGAAGGTCTTGTGCGTCTGTGCCTCGATGCCTTCGGGCAGTGGCGCCGATTCGTTGCCCGGGTCGATGGGCAACTGGCCGGTGATGAACACCCAGCCATCGGCTTCGCAGGCATGGGAAAAGGGCGCGACCGGTGCGGGCGCACCGGCGAACATGTGGTATTCGGGCATCGACATGAGCACTCCTGGTCTCTGATGAACGCCAGTGCGGTTGCACGGCTTCAGTGACCATACCTCATCGCATCAGAATACCGACCAGCCAATTCGCTCACTGAGCAGCTCCAGCGCCGCCATGCCGGCCAGCGAGTTGCCAGCCTTGTTCAGCTCCGGTGACCACACGCAGATGGTGTACTGCCCCGGTACGATGGCGACGATGCCACCCCCGACGCCGCTCTTGCCCGGCAGGCCGACGCGGTAGGCGAAGTTACCCGCCTCGTCGTACAGCCCGCTGGTGGCCATGATCGAGTTGACCTGCTGGGTCTGCCTGGCGCTGAGAATCTGCTCGCCGCTGTGCTTGCAGAAACCGTCATTGGCCAGGAAGCAGAAGGCCTTGGCCAGGTCGACGCAGTTCATGCTCAGGGCGCAGTAGCTGAAGTAGTTGCGCAGTACCGATTCGACGTCGTTGTGGAAGTTGCCGAAGGACTGCATCAGGTAGGCCATGGCCGCGTTGCGTGCACGGTGCTGGTACTCGGAGTCGGCGATGTGCCGGTCGATCACGACATTGGCATTGCCTGACAGACGCCGGACGAAATCGCGCATCGACAGGGCTGGCGCGGCAAAGCGCGACTGGTTGATGTCGCTGATCACCAGCGCCCCGGCGTTGATGAAGGGGTTGCGTGGCCGGCCGTTCTCCAGCTCCAGCTGCAGTAGCGAATTGAACGGTTGCCCGGACGGTTCGTGGCCGAGCCGTTCCCAGATCGCCTCGCCCGAATGCTGGATCGCCTGCACCAGGCTGAACACCTTGGAGATACTCTGGATCGAGAACGGGATGCGCGCATCGCCGGCGGTGAACAGCTCGCCGTCGTTGCCATACACCGCGATGCCAAACTGGTTGGCCGATACGTCGGCGAGTGCCGGAATGTAATTGGCGACCTTGCCCTGGCCGATCAACGGACGGGCTGCATCGAGAATTTCGTTCAACAGGGCTTGCATGCTCTGGCTCGCGAGGGCGTCAGGTATTTGCCCGACAGGTTTGTGCTAGACGCCAGCAGAAACCTTCGAATCACAGCCGATGACTTGCTCTGCATGGCGCCCGCCTCTAGTCTCGGCCTCTTCCCGTCGACGGCGTAGTCTGATGTCCACCGTTCTCAACGTGTTGTTGCCAATCTTCGGTCTGATTCTGATCGGCTACATCTGTCGACGTACCAACCGGCTGGGGCCGACTGCCGCTTCGGAGATGAACCGTTTCGTGGTCTGGCTCGGTTTGCCGGCGTTGTTGTTCAGCCTGACCGCCAAGGCCGACTGGGCGCAGATCTGGCAGCCCGGTTTCCTGCTGGCCTTCACCGGCGGCATGTTTGCTGTATACCTGATTACCCTGCTGTATCGCTGGAAGACCACTGGCAACCTGGTGGACGCCAGCATCGATGGCCTCAGTGCCGGTTACGCCAACAGTGGCTACATCGGCATTCCGCTGTGCGTGCTGGTGCTGGGTGATGACGGCATGGCGCCGGCGTTGATCGCCTCGCTGATGGTGGTCTGCGTGCTGTTCGGCCTGGCCGTGGTGTGCATCGAAGTCGGCCTGCAGAGCAAGAAGGGAGTGGGCGGCGCGATCCTTCAGGTCGTCACTGCATTGCTGAAGAACCCGCTGGTGGTGGCGCCGCTGTTGGGCGCGGCCTGGTCGCAGGGTGGGCTGCAGATGCCTGCGGCGATGGATGAATTCCTGCATCTGCTGGGTGCGGCGACCGTGCCCTGCGCACTGGTGTCGCTGGGCCTGTTTCTGGCGCAGCGACAGAGCGGGCCGAGCCAGGGCGTCTGGCCGCTGGTGGCGCTCAAGCTGGTGCTGCAACCGCTGATTACCTGGTTCATCGCCTTCGTGCTGCTCGACCTGCCGCCGCTCTGGGCGCATGCCGCGCTGCTGCTCAGTGCGCTGCCAACCGGCACCGGGCCGTTCATGCTCGCCGAGTACTACCAGCGCCAGGCGGCGCTGGTGTCCCGGGCGATCCTGTTCTCCACGCTAGGCTCGCTGTTTACCCTGTCGCTGATCCTGTTGCTGATCACGCCTTGAGTTGCAGCTCCAGGCCCAACTGCTGCGACAGGCATGGCCAGCGGCGCCAGGCCGATGCGGTGTCCGGTGCTGCCAGGCGCTCGCGGTAGGCCTGCACCGACGGCTGGTCGAAGCTGGCGTCATCGAGCATGCCGGCCAGCGCATGATGCACCGCCTCGTCGAGTTGATTGGCGAAGGGCTCGCCGATCAACTGATGCGCGATCAGGTTGGCGCGCGTGGTGTCCAGTGGGATCAGTGGCTGGCCGAGATGGGCGATATAGCGGTCATTGACCTCTTCCACCAGGCGGTGGGCCAGGTAGGCCTCGTCCAGCAACCCTTCGAGACCTTCATGGCCTGCCATCAGCTCGGGTGGTTGCAGGAAGAAGTGCTCGGCGATCTTCAGCACCGGCTTGATGGCGCTCTCGATACCCGCTTCACGCGCCACGGTGGCGGCGGCATCAAGCACGTCCGGCACCTCTTCGATATAGGCGATGACGAAGCCGGTCAGCGCGCCAAGGGCATCATCCTCGGGCAGGCGGATCGACGGATGCAGGCGTTCGAGCTGATCCTGCAGAAACATTGCAAGCGCGTGTTTGGCGGTTTCCTGCTGACGAGCCTGGGCAATCAATTGGCGAAGGGCGGCAGTGTTCATGACTACTCCTACATTTCAGGACATGGACGTGAACCTTAGCCGGCACTTTGGCCCGGCTAAGACGCGATTGTCATAACTTTTTCATACTTATGCGAGTCCGCTATATCCACCTGTATCAGAACGGCTACACCCCGCGTCACTCGGGGCGTTTAGCGCAGGCCTCGAGTCGGATCGGCCAGCGTGGTGCTCACATTGCGGGCTGAAAGTCGCCGTCTATACTCGATTTCGAAAGGCAGTACCTGATGGAACCGGACGAGCTTTGGCACGGAAAGGTTCGACAGTAGTCGCCAGCAGTCAGGGGTGGTCATGCAGGCAGCGTGCGCCAGCAGCCAACTCCGTAGGCAGTCGATCCCTTAGCCGCAGGCTCAGCCGGCGGGATAACAAGAACAATCAAGGGGAACCCGCAATGATGCGACATCCACGAGTCTGGATGGGCCTCCTGCTGTGGCTGACATTAAGCTCGGCGCATGCCCAGTGGACGGTGAACATGGCGCCCGGTGTCACCGAGGTCAGCCGTTCCGTCTTCGACCTGCACATGACCATCTTCTGGATCTGCGTCGTGATCGGCGTGCTGGTGTTCGGCGCGATGTTCTGGTCGATGATCATGCACCGCCGCTCCACCGGCCAGCAGCCCGCGCATTTCCACGAGAGCACCACCGTCGAGATTCTCTGGACCGTGGTGCCCTTGGCCATCCTCATCGTGATGGCGATTCCGGCGACCAAGACGCTGATCGAGATCTACGACACCTCCGAGTCCGAGCTGGATGTCCAGGTCACCGGCTACCAGTGGAAGTGGCACTACAAGTACCTGGGCCAGGATGTCGAGTTCTTCAGCAACCTGACCACGCCGCGCGACCAGATCAACAACCGCGCCGCCAAGGGTGAGCACTACCTGCTGGAGGTGGATCAACCGCTGGTGGTGCCGGTGGGCACCAAGGTGCGCTTCCTGATCACTTCTGCCGACGTGATCCACTCCTGGTGGGTACCTGCCCTGGCAGTGAAGAAGGATGCCATTCCCGGTTTCATCAATGAATCCTGGACGCGTATCGACGAGCCCGGCGTCTACCGTGGCCAGTGCACCGAGCTGTGCGGCAAGGATCACGGCTTCATGCCTGTCGTGGTCGAAGCCAAGTCCAAGGAAGATTTCTCCGCCTGGATGGACGAGCGCAAGCAGGCCGCAGCCGCCGAACGTGAGCTGACCAGCAAGGAATGGACCAAGGAAGAGCTCATGGCACGCGGCGAGAAGGCCTACAACACCACCTGCGTCGCCTGCCACCAGGCCAATGGCGAAGGCCTGCCACCGATGTTCCCGGCGCTCAAGGGCTCGGCCATCGCCACCGGGCCGGCCAAGGGACATATCGACATCGTTTACCACGGCAAGCCGGGTACCTCGATGGCCGCCTTCGGCAAGCAACTGTCGCCGGTAGACCTGGCCGCCATCATCACCTACGAGCGCAACGCCTGGGGCAACAATGTCGGTGACATGGTCACGCCCAAGGACATTCTCGACTTCTCGAAGGCTCAGGAGTAAGGACATGAGTGCAGTGATCGACCACGGTCATACTGACCACCACCATGGCCCGGCCAAGGGCCTGATGCGCTGGGTGCTGACCACCAACCACAAGGACATCGGCACGATGTACCTGTGGTTCAGCTTCTGCATGTTCCTGCTCGGCGGCTCGATGGCGATGGTGATT
It encodes:
- a CDS encoding TRAP transporter substrate-binding protein — protein: MSLNRRKFLSSGAIAAGAGLALGASSIASANTGKTFNWKMTNAYAPGSPFYVQGPGSPTDFCKRVEEMSGGRLKIQHFAAGELIPALEGFDAVASGMVEMNAANAFFWAGKIPAAQFFTAVPFGMNTQGMNAWLYNGGGLKLWEELYEPHGLVPMPMGNTGTQMTGWFRQPLENVDSLKGLKMRIAGLAGKVYSELGVAVRLLPGGEIFPALERGVIDAAEFVGPYQDRRMGLHKAAKNYYTTGWHEPTNVTELIINKQAWDSLPADLQAIVRFCAQACNTDSWSWCDAVNAEAMQDLVNNQGVIARPLPTDIIKRLHEVTNDTLSSMAASDPATKKIYEHFFAFRKQYISWASVGEKAFMEIGMGES
- a CDS encoding TRAP transporter small permease subunit translates to MMFVVTRIEQLVEALGALARACVLLLVLLVSFDVLMRYLFDFSPVALQELEWYLISPIALLGIAYTLKHRQDVRVDFLYEKFGVKTKAAVDLFSGIATAAIGFYIAHLAFKYTMQSYNMGEGSPDPGGLPYRFLIKAFLPLGFALFGLQGLADSLRALCTLLLPARLQEARP
- a CDS encoding TRAP transporter large permease, which produces MTPNEWLAISMVIGFFAMMMVGVPVAISLAVSGFVAGMIGFGPMLFALLPARMFGVVSNYTLLAIPLFTFMGVMLEKSRVAEDMLDTIGRAMGGLNGGMGLAIILVGVLLGASTGIVGATVVTIGLLTLPTLLRRGYNKTVACGTICASGTLGQIIPPSLVLILLADILGQSVGSIFAAAFIPSLVLALIYVAYMLLLGWLRPDWVPAIPAEERALTSRKQLLKDMARSVLPPLLLVMAVLGSIIGGVAAPTEAASMGALGALVIAACARRLDWKTLKATLHGTLTISAMIFLILLCSQPFSLAFRGLGGEALVHELFTMLPGGELGAILFLMAVLFVLGFFLEWIEISYIALPMFLPVFIAYDTNLVWLGILVALNLQMSFLTPPFGWALFFLKGVAPPGISTRDIYIGALPYVFLQMLAVAVVFCFPQLATWLPAAIGW
- a CDS encoding gamma-glutamyltransferase family protein — encoded protein: MLKTTHATGGLFVAPHHLAAQAGRDVLKAGGNAVEAMVAAAASIAVVYPHMNAIGGDGFWLIHEPGKRPIAIDACGSSAALADRDFYAGHTQIPSRGPLAALTVAGTVGGWAEALAQTAHWQPQLTLPDLLADAIGHARCGIVVSRSQAQLTRSKLAELQDVPGFADVYLPGGQPPREGDLLRQPALAETLQRLADAGLDDFYRGELAARMAADLERLGSPLRLADLQNYRARAVEPLSVRLSDATLYNMPPPTQGLASLLILGIFEKLGIEQAEGFAHVHGLVESTKQAFLIRDRVVTDPARVPEDPQSLLADANLQRLAANVDPQQALAWPQPAQPGDTIWMGCIDAEGRAVSFIQSVYWEFGSGVVLPSTGVAWQNRGISFSLDPAALQSLEPGRKPFHTLNPALALFDDGRTLSYGTMGGEGQPQTQAAILSRYRLGSDLQAAVSAPRWLLGRTWGDVSTTLKLESRFPAELVEQLRQAGHIVELLDEPFSDTMGHAGALLRQPNGVLEGAADPRSDGSVCGL
- a CDS encoding RidA family protein, with the translated sequence MSMPEYHMFAGAPAPVAPFSHACEADGWVFITGQLPIDPGNESAPLPEGIEAQTHKTFDNLLIVLEGLGLGLENVVSARAFLTDFYGDYERFNAIYASYFAEGKRPARTCIGTTGLARHALVEIDFIARRP
- the glsB gene encoding glutaminase B → MQALLNEILDAARPLIGQGKVANYIPALADVSANQFGIAVYGNDGELFTAGDARIPFSIQSISKVFSLVQAIQHSGEAIWERLGHEPSGQPFNSLLQLELENGRPRNPFINAGALVISDINQSRFAAPALSMRDFVRRLSGNANVVIDRHIADSEYQHRARNAAMAYLMQSFGNFHNDVESVLRNYFSYCALSMNCVDLAKAFCFLANDGFCKHSGEQILSARQTQQVNSIMATSGLYDEAGNFAYRVGLPGKSGVGGGIVAIVPGQYTICVWSPELNKAGNSLAGMAALELLSERIGWSVF
- a CDS encoding AEC family transporter, with protein sequence MSTVLNVLLPIFGLILIGYICRRTNRLGPTAASEMNRFVVWLGLPALLFSLTAKADWAQIWQPGFLLAFTGGMFAVYLITLLYRWKTTGNLVDASIDGLSAGYANSGYIGIPLCVLVLGDDGMAPALIASLMVVCVLFGLAVVCIEVGLQSKKGVGGAILQVVTALLKNPLVVAPLLGAAWSQGGLQMPAAMDEFLHLLGAATVPCALVSLGLFLAQRQSGPSQGVWPLVALKLVLQPLITWFIAFVLLDLPPLWAHAALLLSALPTGTGPFMLAEYYQRQAALVSRAILFSTLGSLFTLSLILLLITP
- the coxB gene encoding cytochrome c oxidase subunit II, translating into MMRHPRVWMGLLLWLTLSSAHAQWTVNMAPGVTEVSRSVFDLHMTIFWICVVIGVLVFGAMFWSMIMHRRSTGQQPAHFHESTTVEILWTVVPLAILIVMAIPATKTLIEIYDTSESELDVQVTGYQWKWHYKYLGQDVEFFSNLTTPRDQINNRAAKGEHYLLEVDQPLVVPVGTKVRFLITSADVIHSWWVPALAVKKDAIPGFINESWTRIDEPGVYRGQCTELCGKDHGFMPVVVEAKSKEDFSAWMDERKQAAAAERELTSKEWTKEELMARGEKAYNTTCVACHQANGEGLPPMFPALKGSAIATGPAKGHIDIVYHGKPGTSMAAFGKQLSPVDLAAIITYERNAWGNNVGDMVTPKDILDFSKAQE